In Octopus sinensis linkage group LG15, ASM634580v1, whole genome shotgun sequence, the genomic stretch aaaaatgttgaaagtaaactgTGTTGAGCACGAGAAATTacaccagcatacgaagtttcaaactgtctggttaaaaaaaaaaatttaatctgtGAGTGAAACTGAACAGATCGATATATCCAGAAATGGAAAAACTATCAAAATACAGCGACCAGGAAATATAAGACCTGTAAGATTAGattggtaaaagaaaaagaaaaataataatcccCATTGTAATAGATGCTTTTGGAGGTGAAAAAAATTATACGTAGTGAAATATAATAACCCAAATCGCCATTTATATGCAGCACTCAGAACATGTAGAATACGAACAACAGAACAAAAGAACACAAaattgagaaaggaaaaaaacaaagatgGGGGAAGAAGGAAACCAAACGCTGCAAGATAGAGAATTGCAATAGTTTAACAATGAAGGTACATTGCAAGTTTAAGTCAATTGGAAAAGAAATAATGACGGCAATAATAGCTTATTTGTGTATTTTAAATCATAGAAATTACTGTTACGGTGATACAACGGTGTTGGTTAATAGCACAGTCTCAAATCAAATATATTGCAAGCAGAAACAATAAAGCCGTAGATATCTTGCTATTTCATTCCTGTAGTTTCTACAAATGTATGATAAACGACGTTATAAGAAATCAATAGACTGAGGTATAGATGgtaatataattattgatatttagGTATTTCGGGAGAAAgtcaataaaacaatattttttaatgattactttccatttgaaaaaaatgttttttttacaaatagtTTAACATTTCATTAGTAGCTTTTAAATGTCTTCAAATTACCTAATACTAGAAAGGATGTAGCAAAAAAAAGATAAGTTCATActctaaaaatgatattaaagtaTTTTCGTAACAAACGTAGAAAGTATAATTTATCggaaatattcatattttcccATTGAACATCATATCTGGGACAATGCTATTGATAcccacgcacacattcacatcctaGACAACATTCAAGACGAAGATATTCGAATGATTagtaattatttattcatcaatACAGAAAAGCTGTTTCCTCTTTCTACTTATAATCACTACTGTAATGTTGTCTGTTCTTCTGAAATACTTCACTGTCTACTCTCTCTATCTAAGCCCACCTAAACCATTTAGATCTTCTTCTGCATCAGCCAATTATCCTACTTCAGAAGTGAAATCGTTTGGTAACCATATAACGAATAGCTTCGTAGATTCTTAGCCGATTTTCGAAACCTAGCCTAGATTTTTCGACGAGTTCCTTCCTATTCTCGGCGTTAACACTTACAAATTTATGAGGGTCGACTATCGCAGTTAAGTTCTAGTGTTCAAGTGAACATTCTTGGGTTAAATACAAGTCAATAGAGATAAACTCATTACTTTCCATTGTTCTGTAACTTACATCCAGCTTTCcaacatgtataaatacagtaCCCAAACTTAATATCACCTCTTTCACTTGGTGCTTACCCACGGCAGGGCTACACACTTTTCACCCTCTCAGCTTGTCAATGCAGAGAGATAAATTCTCTTACTTTCCCTCTCCTTCTTCCATCCATCTTCTCGCGATCACTTACAGATAAGCTTAACTACCTCCAAAATGAACCGTGGGATTTTAGCCTATCCTTGTACAACTCGAAGACGATTCTTATACTGTAACGATAAAATAAAGGCCATATCAATTATTGTTTCTCTCATGTTAATCATTGCTACATATAATCGTCACAGTTGCATGAATacgtacatgcatcacagaaagagggaggagggagggagagagaaagagagggttgcCATAATGTCTAAATATCAAATGGGGACCACCTTCAAATTATAGAGGTATCATAGGTATTGGTACTAGTTTGAAGAACTTTTTAAACAATTTTCCTGATGCGCAATGTGCGTCCTTTTCTCTCTTGTAATAAAACTCCGATCTTCAAAACAAAAAGCTAGAACATGCTAAGGTGACTACTCATTGTTTAAAACAAATAAGGTGAGTCAAGTCAGGTCAGATACGAGAGTATGCGCCCCCATATCTAACCTGACTTACCATGGGTTGCAGCGTGTCCTTGCACCTATCATTTGTCCGTTTTTACTCGGGTCGCTCCGGGAAACCCTCTGAGTAGTGTCCCAGTAAGCCCCCATCTCTGCAAGATACTTCATCCACCGTGACCGTGTAGCACGTAGTCGACCAACACGAGCCGCCACCCCAGCCGGATACTCAGGAAAGAGAACACGATACGCAGGATCCAACTCGGAAAATCGAGCAATATAACTGAACAGTTTGAGCTGACGCTCCAATattatacaaataacaggacGCATCCCAGTTTCTGCGTATAGCCGTTGGTTAGATAGAAACTCCAACCAATACTAACCCACAATAATGCGAAGCGTTCTGATACCAAAGGAATTCAGGCGGCCTCTAAGGACCCCCCGGAAAGTGTCCATTCCTCGTCGCTATATAGCAAGACAGAAAGAACCAAAGACCTGGAGACCCGAACCTTTGTTCCCCTGCTTAGATGTCGACATCGCCAAACACCCTTGTCCAGTGAGTCCACAATTGCAATAGCACGTCCAAGTCTTTATAAGGCTTCGAACTCGTAGCTAATGCTGCAATGGACCAAACCGCCGAGATAAGTGAAGCGGTCAACAACCTCGACTCTTTAATCTGCAACAGAGATAGACGAAATGGAACTCCACAACAAGTCAACAAAAGTCTCTCCCGAGTACTTCTCGAACGCAGGCGAAGTTATCGGCAAATGCTGCTTGCGGCTTATGTCAACCTCATCAAGGCGTTTGACTCGGTGGACAGGGATGTGCTCTGGAAGATTCTGGAGGTGCAAAGTATACCTCCCTGACTAAGCCACTACTAAGTGGTCTTATATACTAGAACATTAAGAGCAGTTCGGCAATAAGGTCGGGACACTATCAATTTTGATTCATTACATAGCATATTCAGAATCCATGGAATAAGTCATTTTTCATCACAGAATACAGGAATaaagaaaatgtcttttaatCAACTACTATACCCATCTACTTGTGACTTGAGAGTGCCGTTACGACGTAGGTACATCGCACTCCCCGCTAGTCCTCTCTCAAAGACACGCAGCGCTATGGAGAATGTGACAAATCAATAGCAAAGgacaaaatcaaatacaaaaacaaaagtccGATGAACTTTCACTATTGATATAATTAGGCTGacgctaaaataaaaaaaaagacaaagatataAAGGGTAAGTTCTAGAGTAAGTGAAAAGTAAAGTTATAAAGAGCTGTCTATCCGACTAACACTCCAGAGGACCCTAGTTTTGGATTATCTCACACTCTAGATTACATCCCCGGATTAAATTAACACCACTGGATAATAACTCGGAGTACATCGATTCTTCACCCTTgattatgataattatgataTGAGTATGTTCGTTACTATATAATTAAGGTGTGCTGGGCAGGGTTAGAACTCATATTTTATTTCAaccgtcttttcttttttaaacattcttGGAACGTAAGCCTTTCATTCATTATCGAGACATTTCAGTACCAAGCGGgacaaatatatctatttctttactacccacaaggggctaaacacagaagggacaaacaaggacagacaaacggatgcgtaactggtacttatttaatcgaccccgaaaggatgaaaggcaaagtcgacctcggcggaatttgaactcagaacgtagcgacagacgaaatactgctgagaattttgcccggtgtgctaacaattctgccagctcaccaaccgGATGGTACACAACGACAGACCCTTCGAAACGGAACCGTATGGCATCCCCACTGTCCcctcgctgtctgtctgtctgtctgtctgactgtctgtctgtatgtatgtatgtatgtatgtatgtatttacaagcATAAACTTGAATGAGGTCGATGAAAactgaattgttgttgttgttggtgttgtgttGTTTATAACCCAGATCAGTAAGGTAAAAAACATTGATTCACTTGGCCGGAAGTTAGATAATTGTCATGGCAATTAAGGTATATCGcgcttaattaaaaataaacgagATAGAGTAAGTTGACTATAAAATATCACGGAACTATTACAAGACTGCAGCCTATACAGCATCATAAATAACGAATGAAACAGTAACCACCGGAAATCCTAGTGTTtggaattgttttcttttattgagTTTATATGGCTGCTTttgttagatttattattatctcCTGTTTCCTatacagtaaaataaattatggtgcgtataatatatacgtaatatatacacaGTCTTACGCACGCACagctatcattctctctctttatacttagtatatattatttatatataatacgtatcatattatatatctaatatataattatttgtatatatgtgtgcgtgtatgtataataaatcgAAGGGGTGCAAAATTAGTAAccggggtaaaatgagtaatttctgatttcgttattttctccctacctgtttgaaatcattacattgcAAGCACTGCACCATAACTTAGTCAgcatagttgttattgttgttaaagcTGAGAGCTTTTGAACATAGTTAGGTGAcaggtactttttttttcaagaaatttttcttcAGCTTTGACCCAATCGTAATTGAGgttactaataaaatatctggataatctTTGgtatttaacaatcaatattcttttctctgttttacTCTAAGTCATTTGTTTCCACCCTAATGTctaatttcataattttcaattaaaaaaaaatgtctaaaatggggtaaaatgagtaatgactattttaaataataataataataataataataataataataatgaaattattgtatacagtgctcaggtgcaccacaacttgtcagaaagtgcatataaagtacatgcagtaatgtagaaatgtctggaaagtgaacaatgtatgagtcagatacatgcttgtgtgtgtatggaggggagaaaatcaagtgataatttagataatttctTCTCTTAATGGTTCGTAAATATGTCGGGAACAGCTACTCCAGCAGTTAGTAAAGAAACTATAGAGAATATCTTATGTTGAGGTTTCTGATTTGAGTCTTGTTAATTTCATAATCATGTGCCGTTTTACCATGATCCTCTGTCATTTGACctggatatttaaaatttttgtttcaattctcatctttctgatgtctaaggatggagaTTGTTGTACACGAGtctgttttcaaatgtaattctggagaatTGAAGGTGCAAAAATGTACTTTATCATGGTCTACTCATTTTACCCCAGctaaatttatcttttatatgctcaaaggGAACTGACAGTTTTCTAAAATAATGCTCTGAATGTGTGACagtgtttttaatgcatttagagaaaatcatttgcttagctgatatagttttgtaaggtagtgaacatttgtaaaaaaaaaatatatatattttgtctcaaagtcaaaaatatataaaaacacctcATTTAGCCccctcacgtacacacacacacatacgtgtgtatgtcccCATATTTGCTCCCACCGCCTCTTGAAAATCGGTATTGGTGTGcctatgtcctcataacttagcgattcgctaacagcttaagaaaaataaatactagtgttaattcgttcgattaaaattcttgtatgatatatgttatataagtatTTGATTTTATGTCaaattgtatataaaaacaatcttaacattaaactgaaactAGTCTGTAAATGCCAGACCGGCAAGGGGAAGCGACTGACCTCGTCAgttcaaaggttataatggacattggttcatgtgtcacatagctagctagaggcgatggcctcttgcagctaatcaacggcagcattcatcctatttttctggactgccatgttggcttgtaactattaatattttattttttgcttcaccacataaTCATTTCTAGTTTcctaataataaattcttttaacaCCAATTTAACCATTGTATTTTATAGTAGAAATAATATCTTTGAATTATCCCATCTTGAGCAGTTTTATTTTCGCAACACCAATAAATGTACAATattctatatattcattttgagattcattcataacttttttttagCAAGTATGGAGAAGACTATACTTTAATGATGAGGCCAGAATAATGTTGAAATACGTTCAAAGTTACCTAGTAGTTTTTCCTGACATGAATAGATAGTGTCACTGAATCTATACTCAATACTCTACATTGCCTGATCATTCTCATGTTTCTTCCTATATTTCAGTGGTCAACATCAATTGCTATGTGTGTTACCGTTGTTCATATTTGCTAAACTTCACCATTGACAAGTACAGTGTTGTCTCTGGCTGCAATAAATGTCAAACAACACTGGATTATAATGGTAAGACATTGAAGATCTTTTCtagatttcatatatttttctcttttctttctggtGTTTGGAcaaacttcatttatttatttcagagtgGATATTAAGCAATAcacaaacatgatttttgtccttgggcagcaactgttattttctatttgcttacccctagaaagtatgaaaaatggctaataatTCCTTCAAACtctgcttttgttacatttattcaaaccccaaagaatccttctcaattCATTGCtttgatgctctcccactactcctCCTCATGATCAGTGATGCGGAAATTGTCAGCcattaaaggacatgctcaaatggtcaTGGCCAATTAACTGATAAGCAAGTCTTTACAGTTTCTGTTTTCCCATATCGATATTGTTAGCAATATTATATAATTGATTCAATGTTATGGTATAAGACACATAAGGTATCTTATACAGTAGGATCAAGTGATTGTGAAACCAATTTTTAATCACCCGGCTAGGTCTATACCtacattaagatgatgatgatgataatgatacctTTTTTGctttggtgcttttttttttgtttctttttaatagcatTTTTAGATCAATCTATATGTGGAAGAGGagtggcaaaattgttagagtATTGGGCAAAATGCCTTGTATTAGGTTGCAAAGAAAGtttttagcattttttaaaatGCAAAAAAGGGATGTAAATAattgacctttcaataaattttatttaatgtaataatttccattattattaatgacgtTTGTCCATCTGTCAGGCAACTTAAATATACCATCAGCATAAAATTTgactggttttgaagaaaaatgttatctagatgcattttgactccatctaaataattaaatgtttttcCTTGCAATGAGTTCTGTAGACACAAAAATAAGTGGTAGTTGGATGGTGCAATAGCaggagaatatggtggatggggaaAGAGATCCCAGCCAAGTTCATGTAACTTTATTTGGGTAGCCAAAGGCATGTGATCAggcattgtcttgttggaacaCTACCCCTTTCCTGTTGGCAATCTATGGCctcaattctttgattttttagTTCAAATTAGCTGATGATAGTACACATCAGAATTAATGGTCTGGTTTTGTGGCagctcataataaataatgccTTTATGATCCCACCAAATACAAAGCATAGCTGTTAAAGCAGTTTTTGCTCCAGGTctttacattttcagttcaaatcctgttaagattaactttaccttttgtcTCTCTGTAGTCAAGGTTACGACATGTTgagatatatatccacatattgactgaaatataatttaactAATTGGATAACATTTCTTTACAAGCttgattacttttattattatttcagatcCTTTGAAAGCTGATCGCAGATGCGTCACTTCTGAACAAGAAAAGTACTTCGATCTTTTAGATATAAATTACCAAGAAGGATGTCGCAATATTAGCCAAATTCCAACTGTTGAAGAACCTAAATTCTATTGCTTTTGTTTGGAAAATCTTTGCAATAGAGCTTCAAAAGGAAAATTTGACATCTTGTTGCTGAAATTTtcgtttttattcttattattctataTCTTATTTTAGTTATccagtcacccatgaagaatgaTTCTTTACATTATGCAATCCACAAGTATTCCCATCTTCCAAACTACAGCTGATCTTTCTTTTGGTCATTTACACAAAGGATCTCTGTGAACTTTGTGGAATTTACCTTTCCCTCACTTTTCTTAATGATGATGGTTTTATAAGAAGTTCTCCCATGGAGAAAGCTATCCCATTTGTTGCTTGCTATACATCATACTCCACACTACACACAAAGGAAATCTTCTCCACTCCATCAAACtgaccaccatatatacatacatgccaagtGTGAAAATAACTTCAGTCATTTCAAACCAACAAGGATACCTGCCCTGACAACGCTCTCTCTATTATCTTGAAATAATACACCCTCCAACTTGCACCAAACacttcaatctctctctttctctcccttgggGAATATCCCAGTCTTTGGACATAGTGTTCTATACCCAAGAAACATAATACTTCTGGTTCTAGTTCTGCTAACTACCATCATATTGAACCCATTTCAAACAACTTAATGGTGATGGAAAAGCCCATTAACAGCAACATGTATCTCTCTCCTGCCTTATTCATCACCAATATGGCTTCCAtagttttttttcattataaacaCAATGACCTAACATATCTATTTGAGAAATTTAATTCCAGGATTCCCAGTATAGCAGAAACGTTGCATTTATGAGAATTTTGCATAAGCAGGTGTTCCATAATGCAAAACATTTTTTGTTTGACTTCCATATACATGGAATcaatagaaaaattaattttgCATTAAAGAACTTCAGATTACAAGATTTTTTAATACATACAATGCCTCCTGTATAAAATAACATTATATGAACTTAGTAATTTTGAGAGATATGAAGTAAATTATTCttaacagtggaatttgaaataggTAAAGCCATAAATAAAAGTATGGAGGATATTAGGTTAAAAATAAAACCCTTGGATAATGGAAAAAGTTGAAGGATGCTCTTCAACATTTTCTATCCAGTGAGTTTTTTAACAAAATATCCTATAAGCTATTCTTTATACTTTCATCTACTTTGGGTTCCACTGTTAAAAATAACCATGGTcaaactggggggggggggggggaaatgagATAGTCTAGTATTTGAGGATAAGAAAAAAACTaacacaaacttatgaaaatgaagaTATTGAAGACTTAGCCCCCAAGGCATCTTATGGTTAGTGTATACACTGTATTGTCTGCAATTATGAAACATTGCATGTGTATTGTATATTGTAGCAAcacttctacaatatatatagttacaagcATGGAGGCataatggttcagtggttagggcagcagacttgtggtcataggatcacagttttgattctctgagtgtttattgagcgaaaacacctaaagctccatgaggatctggcaggtggtagtggtgaacccTGCCATACTctttcatgtttctgttgtacctgtatttcagagggctagccttgtcacactctgtgtcacactgaatctccccaagaactatgttaagggtatgtgtgtctatggagtgctcaaccacttgcacgttaatttcacgagcaggttgttccgttaatcagatcaactggaaccttcatcagtataactgatggagtgctgaAGAAGATATTTACAAGCAGTGGGAAactaaatcaaagaaaatgattGGAGTTATTTAGGGAAATCAGGTGATGAATCAGATTTTGATGGATTTTTTTAAGCGATAAACTCATTAAATGAATAATGactattgatttttaatatttgtattttagttcttttatttttgttgtgtatgtttatgtgttttcaAGTTCGTTTTTAACCCCATAACATCGGTTTTGCCAAAATTTCCTCTCTCTTTAGGGTTATATCCCAACTAATCTTTGGAAACGTGTGTCCTATCCCAAAGAAAAGCAACACTTATGATCCTTATATGACAGTGGTACTATTATTTGCAATTTTCATGCAATGACAGGATGAgaaggcacaaatacacacacactcacatttatacgtgtttgtgtatatacatgtgtttatgtgtgtgtatgcatatatatacatacacatatatatatatatgtgtgtgtgtgtgaaggcgcatggctcaatggttagagcatcgagcttacgatcgtgaggttgagttcgaatcctggaccaggctgcgtgttgtgttcttgagcaagatactttatttcacgttgctcctgttcactcagctgtagaaatgagttgcgacatcacaggtgccaagctgtatcggtctttgcctttcccttggataatactggtggcgtggagaggggaagccggtatgcatgggcgactgctggtcttccataaacaacctcacctgggagggtaactttctaagtgcaatcccatggtcagtcatgaccagaggagatctcagcatatatatatatatatatatatatgtgatgggcttctttcagcttctgtctaccaaatctactaacatGGCTTTAGTCATTGTGGGGCTATCAGCCTATCACATTCATTTCCAGTACTTAATGTTGATGGAAACAGCCATTAATAGCAACATGAATCTCTCCTGCCTTACTCATCTCTAATATGACTTTCATGAAACCAGATTTATTGAAAACTTATCTCCTATGTTATTCACCAGTGAACCCCTTCTTTTGAGAATTTTGGTGAAACAGTATTGTTACACTTGACATTAGCAGATCAGTAATGCATTCAAGCCATGTCTTTTATATGCAAATCATCTGAAAAAACTGTCCACCTgcaggcttcatttctttctcacaTTAGTGACCTCCCAGCAGATTGCACCATTGTTGGTTGTGTTTTATCAAACCTTGTGTAACCTCAAGGTTCAGTTTTGCTCCATAACACTTTTCCTCTGGCACATCAATGACTTACCGTCAACTCCAACAATGCCCACCCCCACACAGATGATGcaacacttcatttctttctaacctTCTGAATCTAACAGCAGATAACATTTACTTCTATTTTATCTCAACAGACTACTGTATGCCTCTTTAATTTAGCTCCCTAATAAATTATTGTAGGTCCCTTTTGTTCAATTCCCCAACAGACTACTATGTCCCTTTATTTTATCTTCTCAACAATCTACT encodes the following:
- the LOC115219903 gene encoding uncharacterized protein LOC115219903 encodes the protein MAAFVRFIIISCFLYSKINYVVNINCYVCYRCSYLLNFTIDKYSVVSGCNKCQTTLDYNDPLKADRRCVTSEQEKYFDLLDINYQEGCRNISQIPTVEEPKFYCFCLENLCNRASKGKFDILLLKFSFLFLLFYILF